In Xylanibacter ruminicola 23, a single genomic region encodes these proteins:
- a CDS encoding helix-turn-helix domain-containing protein has protein sequence MGKNTFGKTMPRALAQQLQLMGEQIMLARKRRHLSMQDVADRATVTRLTVSKVEHGDPTVSMGIYARVLFALNLEKDISLLAADDALGRQLQDAELLSK, from the coding sequence ATGGGAAAGAATACATTCGGAAAGACGATGCCGAGGGCTTTGGCTCAGCAGTTGCAACTTATGGGCGAACAGATTATGCTGGCACGTAAGCGTAGGCATCTCTCTATGCAGGACGTAGCAGACAGGGCAACGGTTACACGACTGACTGTCTCGAAGGTGGAACATGGCGACCCTACGGTTTCCATGGGTATCTATGCGCGTGTGCTCTTTGCGCTAAATCTTGAAAAGGATATCTCGTTGCTTGCTGCCGACGATGCACTCGGCCGTCAGCTTCAGGATGCAGAATTGCTTAGCAAATGA